A DNA window from Bacillus sp. BGMRC 2118 contains the following coding sequences:
- a CDS encoding acyl-CoA dehydrogenase, whose translation MDLRFTEEQEMMRKMVRDFAQAEIAPFVERMEAGEFPREILKKMGELGLMGIPVPEKYGGAEMDFLSYIIAIHEISKVSATMGVILSVHTSVGTNPILYFGTEEQKQKYVPKLASGEYLGAFALTEPGAGSDAGSLKTRAVKTGDHYILNGAKVFITNGGEADTYIVFASTNPEEGTKGVSAFIVEKDTPGLVIGKDEHKMGLHGSRTVQLSFEDMQVPASNLLGEEGQGFKVAMANLDVGRIGIAAQSLGIAEAALEHAVDYAKERKQFGKPIIDHQGIGFKLADMATNVEAAKLLTYRAAFLRMNNQPCGVEASIAKLFASKTAVDTSTEAVQVYGGYGFTKEYPVERFFRDAKITEIYEGTSEIQRLVISKRL comes from the coding sequence ATGGATTTGAGGTTTACGGAAGAGCAGGAAATGATGAGGAAGATGGTACGGGATTTTGCGCAAGCTGAAATTGCTCCGTTTGTTGAACGAATGGAAGCAGGGGAGTTCCCACGCGAAATTCTTAAAAAAATGGGTGAGCTTGGATTAATGGGCATTCCAGTTCCGGAAAAGTACGGCGGAGCTGAAATGGACTTTTTGTCTTACATTATTGCCATTCATGAGATATCAAAGGTTAGTGCAACGATGGGAGTCATTCTCTCTGTACACACATCAGTAGGTACTAATCCAATTCTTTATTTTGGGACAGAGGAACAAAAGCAAAAGTACGTTCCAAAGTTAGCATCAGGTGAATACTTAGGAGCATTTGCCCTTACAGAGCCTGGTGCAGGATCTGATGCGGGAAGCCTAAAAACACGCGCGGTGAAAACAGGAGATCACTACATTTTAAACGGTGCCAAAGTGTTCATTACAAATGGTGGAGAAGCAGATACGTATATAGTATTTGCATCGACGAACCCAGAAGAAGGAACAAAAGGGGTATCAGCGTTTATTGTAGAAAAAGATACACCAGGTCTTGTCATCGGAAAAGACGAACACAAGATGGGACTTCATGGTTCACGTACAGTGCAGCTTTCTTTCGAAGATATGCAAGTGCCTGCAAGCAATCTACTTGGCGAGGAAGGGCAAGGCTTTAAAGTGGCAATGGCAAACTTAGATGTCGGGCGTATTGGAATTGCGGCTCAATCTTTAGGTATTGCTGAAGCAGCTCTTGAACATGCAGTAGACTATGCGAAGGAACGGAAGCAATTCGGCAAGCCAATTATTGACCATCAAGGAATCGGCTTCAAGTTAGCTGACATGGCAACAAATGTAGAGGCTGCAAAGCTACTAACCTACCGTGCTGCCTTCCTCAGAATGAACAACCAGCCGTGTGGGGTAGAAGCATCTATTGCAAAGCTATTCGCATCGAAAACAGCGGTTGACACAAGTACAGAAGCTGTTCAAGTTTATGGAGGGTATGGCTTTACAAAGGAATATCCAGTAGAAAGATTTTTCCGTGATGCAAAAATTACGGAGATATACGAAGGTACAAGTGAAATTCAACGACTCGTTATTAGCAAGCGTTTATAA
- a CDS encoding acyl-CoA dehydrogenase: MNFKLSEEHEMIRKMVRDFAKNEVAPTAAERDEEERFDREIFDKMAELGLTGIPWPEEYGGIGSDYLAYVIAIEELSRVCASTGVTLSAHTSLAGWPVYKFGTEEQKQKYLRPMAEGKSIGAYGLTEPGSGSDAGGMRTTARKDGNDWIINGSKIFITNGGVADIYVVFAVTDPEKGSRGTTAFIVESSFPGFSVGKKEAKLGIRSSPTTEIMFEECRVPAENMLGEEGMGFKIAMMTLDGGRNGIAAQAVGIAQGALDAAVDYAKERKQFGKAIIEHQGVGFKLADMATSVEAARLLTYQAAWLESEGLPYGKESAMSKLFAGDAAMKVTTEAVQVFGGYGYTKDYPVERYMRDAKITQIYEGTQEIQRLVISRMLAK, encoded by the coding sequence ATGAACTTTAAACTTTCTGAAGAACATGAAATGATTCGCAAAATGGTACGTGACTTTGCAAAAAATGAAGTAGCTCCTACAGCAGCAGAACGTGATGAGGAAGAGCGTTTTGATCGTGAAATATTCGATAAAATGGCTGAGCTAGGATTAACTGGTATTCCATGGCCAGAAGAGTATGGTGGAATCGGAAGTGACTACCTTGCGTATGTTATCGCAATTGAAGAACTTTCACGCGTTTGTGCATCTACAGGGGTAACGTTATCTGCTCATACTTCACTTGCTGGTTGGCCGGTATACAAGTTTGGTACAGAAGAACAAAAGCAAAAATATCTTCGTCCAATGGCTGAAGGGAAATCAATTGGTGCGTATGGTCTAACAGAACCAGGTTCAGGATCCGATGCAGGTGGAATGAGAACAACGGCACGTAAAGACGGAAACGATTGGATCATTAACGGTTCAAAGATTTTCATTACAAATGGTGGAGTAGCTGATATTTATGTGGTATTTGCCGTAACTGATCCTGAAAAAGGATCAAGAGGAACAACAGCATTCATCGTAGAAAGCAGCTTCCCAGGGTTCTCAGTAGGGAAGAAGGAAGCGAAGCTCGGTATTCGTTCATCACCTACTACTGAGATTATGTTTGAAGAATGCCGAGTGCCTGCTGAGAATATGCTTGGTGAGGAAGGTATGGGCTTTAAAATTGCAATGATGACGCTTGATGGAGGCCGTAACGGAATTGCAGCTCAAGCTGTCGGAATTGCACAAGGCGCATTAGATGCTGCTGTCGATTATGCAAAAGAACGTAAGCAATTCGGTAAAGCCATTATTGAACATCAGGGTGTTGGATTCAAATTAGCAGATATGGCAACGAGTGTAGAAGCTGCTAGATTACTAACATACCAAGCAGCATGGTTAGAGTCAGAAGGTCTTCCATATGGTAAAGAATCGGCTATGTCTAAATTATTTGCTGGAGATGCAGCAATGAAAGTAACAACAGAAGCTGTTCAAGTATTCGGTGGTTATGGTTATACGAAGGATTACCCGGTTGAACGTTACATGCGTGATGCAAAAATCACTCAAATCTATGAGGGAACTCAAGAAATTCAACGTCTAGTAATCTCTAGAATGCTAGCAAAATAA